One Methanobrevibacter sp. genomic region harbors:
- a CDS encoding TCP-1/cpn60 chaperonin family protein, translating to MAQGQPIFILPEGTNRAVGRDAQRNNILAGKVLAETVRTTLGPKGMDKMLVDGLGDIVVTNDGVTILKEMDIEHPAAKMLVEVAKTQEDEVGDGTTTAVIIAGELLKKSENLLDSDIHPTIIAMGYRKAAEKAQEILDEIAIDDVDTETLMKVAMTAMTGKGTEAAREPLAKLIVDAVEAVAEDGEVDTDNIKIEKKDGAVVEESNLVEGVIVDKERVHPGMPAEIKDAKIALINAPLEVKETEVDAEIRITDPAQMQAFIEQEEKMVKDMVDQIVDAGANVLFAQKGIDDLAQHYLSKAGVLAVRRVKKSDIQKLSRATGANVITNLDDLTEEDLGKAGIVEERKVSGEEMIFVEECSGAKSVTLFVRGSTKHIVDEIVRAIEDAIGVVAATVVDDKVVAGGGAPEIAMAKKLKDYAESISGREQLAVNAFAEALEVVPKTLAENAGLDSIDSLVDLRAAQEDSFYMGLDVFTGEVADMKEAGVIEPKRVKKQAIQSASEAAEMILRIDDVIASTKGPEDMGMDPSAMGGMPPMM from the coding sequence ATGGCACAAGGACAACCTATCTTCATTTTACCTGAAGGTACTAACAGAGCTGTCGGCAGAGATGCACAAAGAAATAACATTTTAGCTGGAAAAGTATTAGCTGAAACTGTAAGAACCACATTAGGTCCAAAAGGAATGGACAAAATGTTAGTCGACGGACTTGGTGATATTGTAGTAACCAACGACGGTGTTACAATCTTAAAAGAAATGGATATTGAACATCCTGCAGCAAAAATGCTCGTAGAAGTAGCAAAAACCCAAGAAGACGAAGTTGGAGATGGAACTACTACTGCAGTTATCATTGCTGGAGAATTATTAAAAAAATCTGAAAACTTACTTGATTCTGACATTCACCCAACTATCATCGCTATGGGATACAGAAAAGCTGCTGAAAAAGCACAAGAAATCTTAGATGAAATCGCAATCGATGATGTTGACACTGAAACTTTAATGAAAGTAGCTATGACTGCTATGACTGGTAAAGGAACCGAAGCAGCACGTGAACCATTAGCAAAATTAATCGTTGATGCTGTAGAAGCAGTTGCTGAAGATGGTGAAGTTGATACTGATAACATCAAAATCGAGAAAAAAGATGGAGCTGTTGTTGAAGAGTCTAACTTAGTTGAAGGTGTAATTGTAGATAAAGAAAGAGTACACCCAGGTATGCCTGCTGAAATCAAAGATGCTAAAATTGCATTAATCAATGCTCCTTTAGAAGTAAAAGAAACTGAAGTTGACGCTGAAATCAGAATTACTGACCCTGCTCAAATGCAAGCTTTCATTGAACAAGAAGAAAAAATGGTTAAAGATATGGTTGACCAAATTGTTGATGCTGGTGCAAATGTATTATTCGCACAAAAAGGTATCGATGACTTAGCACAACACTACTTATCCAAAGCTGGCGTTTTAGCTGTAAGAAGAGTTAAAAAATCTGACATTCAAAAATTATCCAGAGCAACCGGCGCTAACGTTATCACTAACTTAGATGACTTAACCGAAGAAGACTTAGGTAAAGCTGGCATTGTTGAAGAAAGAAAAGTCTCTGGTGAAGAAATGATCTTCGTAGAAGAATGTAGTGGAGCTAAATCTGTAACCTTATTCGTAAGAGGAAGTACCAAACACATTGTTGATGAAATTGTAAGAGCAATTGAAGATGCAATCGGTGTAGTAGCTGCTACTGTAGTAGATGATAAAGTTGTTGCTGGTGGAGGAGCTCCAGAAATCGCAATGGCTAAAAAACTCAAAGATTATGCAGAATCCATCTCTGGAAGAGAACAATTAGCTGTAAATGCATTTGCAGAAGCTTTAGAAGTAGTACCAAAAACCTTAGCTGAAAACGCAGGTTTAGACAGTATTGATTCTTTAGTAGATTTAAGAGCAGCTCAAGAAGATTCATTCTACATGGGATTAGATGTATTTACTGGTGAAGTAGCAGATATGAAAGAAGCTGGTGTAATTGAACCTAAACGTGTCAAAAAACAAGCTATCCAATCTGCATCCGAAGCAGCTGAAATGATCTTAAGAATCGATGATGTAATTGCATCCACTAAAGGTCCAGAAGACATGGGTATGGATCCTTCCGCAATGGGCGGAATGCCTCC
- the asd gene encoding aspartate-semialdehyde dehydrogenase yields the protein MVKVGVLGATGMVGQRFIQLLDNHPDFEVTALAASSRSAGKRYEDATTWYLDSEMPESVKDIVVCETNPDDMDNDVDIVFSSLPTEFAAKVEKEFAQDYVVASNASAHRMKKNIPLVIPEVNPEYLDMIDAQQKENGWDGFIVTNPNCSTIALTLTLKPIVDNFNVNSIRVSTMQAVSGAGYNGVPSMAIVDNLVPYIGNEEEKMESETLHLLGSYDGNAVTNADFKLSASCHRVPVIDGHTEAVFVELDDDFDIVDVKDKMANFKALPQKLNLFSAPENPVIVKEENDRPQPRMDRNAGNGMAVTVGRMRKDQAFDNSFKYVLVGHNTIRGAAGASILNAELINDKIL from the coding sequence ATGGTAAAAGTAGGTGTACTCGGTGCAACTGGGATGGTTGGTCAAAGATTCATTCAATTATTAGATAATCATCCTGATTTTGAAGTTACAGCATTAGCAGCATCTTCCCGTTCTGCAGGTAAAAGATATGAGGATGCTACCACATGGTATTTGGATAGTGAGATGCCTGAGTCTGTAAAAGACATTGTTGTCTGTGAAACTAATCCTGATGATATGGATAATGATGTAGATATTGTATTTTCATCTCTTCCAACAGAATTTGCAGCAAAAGTTGAAAAAGAATTTGCTCAAGATTATGTTGTTGCAAGTAATGCTAGTGCACACAGAATGAAGAAAAATATCCCATTAGTAATTCCTGAAGTCAATCCGGAATACTTAGACATGATTGATGCTCAACAAAAGGAAAATGGTTGGGATGGATTCATTGTAACCAATCCAAACTGTTCCACTATTGCATTAACTTTAACATTAAAACCTATTGTTGATAATTTCAATGTAAACTCAATTAGAGTATCAACCATGCAAGCTGTATCTGGTGCAGGTTATAATGGAGTTCCATCAATGGCTATTGTTGATAATCTTGTTCCTTACATTGGTAATGAAGAAGAAAAAATGGAAAGTGAAACTCTTCATTTGTTAGGTTCTTACGATGGAAATGCTGTAACCAATGCAGATTTCAAATTGAGTGCATCTTGTCATAGGGTACCGGTTATTGATGGTCATACTGAGGCAGTGTTTGTTGAGTTGGATGATGACTTTGACATTGTTGATGTTAAAGATAAAATGGCAAACTTTAAAGCATTGCCACAAAAATTAAATTTATTCTCCGCTCCTGAAAATCCTGTAATTGTCAAAGAAGAAAATGACAGACCACAACCTCGTATGGATAGAAATGCGGGTAATGGTATGGCTGTTACTGTTGGTAGGATGAGAAAAGACCAAGCATTTGATAATAGTTTTAAATATGTTCTTGTTGGACATAATACTATTCGTGGTGCTGCTGGAGCATCTATATTGAATGCTGAATTAATCAATGATAAAATACTCTAA
- the dapB gene encoding 4-hydroxy-tetrahydrodipicolinate reductase: protein MIKVAVTGAAGRMGSGIIKKITEQDGMEVVAAIEMPNTPLAGKDAGLQAGVGELGVEIVGSEKLEETLKASGAEVLVDFTIAPAAVETIKIATACGVNVVVGTTGFTDEQMASNIKNVEDNNVGAVISSNMAIGVNVFFNTLKKLAPLLYDFDIEIIEAHHNQKKDAPSGTAMTAFEVIADALERDPEEVGVFGRKGLVGKRTPEEIGVHAIRGGDIVGDHTVMFVGDGERFEVKHQAHTREVFIAGVIRAVRYVPTAQKGVVSSMNDVLGLE from the coding sequence ATGATTAAAGTAGCAGTAACTGGGGCTGCTGGAAGAATGGGCTCCGGTATTATTAAAAAAATTACAGAACAAGACGGTATGGAAGTAGTTGCAGCTATTGAAATGCCAAACACTCCTCTTGCAGGTAAAGATGCAGGTCTTCAAGCAGGTGTTGGGGAACTTGGTGTTGAAATTGTTGGATCTGAAAAACTAGAAGAAACATTAAAAGCATCTGGTGCAGAAGTATTAGTTGATTTCACTATTGCTCCTGCAGCTGTGGAAACAATTAAAATAGCTACTGCATGTGGAGTAAATGTTGTTGTTGGTACTACTGGATTTACTGATGAACAAATGGCTTCCAACATTAAAAATGTCGAAGATAACAATGTTGGAGCAGTTATTTCATCAAATATGGCAATAGGTGTTAATGTATTTTTCAACACCTTGAAAAAATTAGCTCCACTTTTATATGATTTTGATATTGAGATTATTGAAGCACACCATAATCAGAAAAAAGATGCTCCATCAGGAACTGCTATGACTGCATTTGAAGTAATTGCTGATGCATTGGAAAGAGATCCTGAAGAAGTTGGAGTATTTGGAAGAAAAGGTTTAGTTGGAAAAAGAACTCCTGAAGAAATTGGTGTTCATGCTATCCGTGGTGGGGATATTGTTGGAGATCACACTGTAATGTTTGTTGGTGACGGCGAAAGATTTGAAGTTAAACATCAAGCTCACACTAGAGAAGTATTCATTGCTGGTGTAATCAGAGCTGTGAGATATGTACCTACTGCACAAAAAGGTGTTGTAAGTAGCATGAATGATGTTTTAGGTTTAGAATAG
- the dapA gene encoding 4-hydroxy-tetrahydrodipicolinate synthase, with the protein MNFEGTYVAMVTPFTKEGTFYEEGFRSNINYLIDQGVNGLVGAGTTGESATMTHDEHHKVIEVLVDEVDGRVDTVAGTGSNSTSEALSLTKFAYDAGADAALLITPYYNKPQQHALVQHYGTIAENCDLPIIAYNVPSRTGSNIEVETAVELAKIDGIDAIKEASGSVDKVSDIYRALMHEGLEDDFNILSGEDSLTLPLMSVGATGVISASANIDAKRMVLMVDSILNDDYTRALELHYEMVELIRAIFVESNPVPVKTAMNLMGMPSGPLRAPLCDMKEENLEILKKALKDSNLI; encoded by the coding sequence ATGAATTTTGAAGGAACATATGTTGCTATGGTCACTCCATTTACCAAAGAAGGAACTTTCTATGAAGAAGGTTTCAGGTCAAATATTAATTATTTAATCGACCAGGGAGTAAATGGTTTAGTAGGTGCAGGAACTACTGGTGAATCCGCTACTATGACTCATGATGAACATCATAAAGTCATTGAAGTTTTAGTAGATGAGGTTGATGGTAGAGTTGATACAGTTGCTGGAACTGGAAGTAACTCCACATCAGAAGCATTATCTCTTACTAAGTTTGCTTACGATGCTGGTGCTGATGCAGCTTTATTAATTACTCCGTACTACAACAAGCCACAACAACATGCTTTAGTACAACATTATGGTACTATTGCAGAAAATTGCGACCTTCCAATTATTGCTTATAATGTACCTTCACGTACTGGAAGCAATATTGAAGTTGAAACCGCTGTTGAATTAGCTAAAATTGATGGTATTGATGCTATTAAAGAAGCTAGTGGAAGTGTTGATAAAGTATCTGACATTTACAGAGCACTCATGCATGAAGGATTGGAAGATGATTTCAATATTCTCTCCGGTGAAGATTCATTAACTTTACCTCTCATGTCTGTTGGAGCAACTGGTGTAATTAGTGCATCTGCAAATATTGATGCTAAAAGAATGGTTTTAATGGTCGACAGTATTTTAAATGATGATTATACAAGAGCATTAGAACTTCACTATGAAATGGTTGAATTAATTAGGGCAATCTTTGTTGAAAGTAATCCTGTACCTGTTAAAACGGCAATGAACTTAATGGGAATGCCTTCAGGTCCTTTAAGAGCACCATTATGTGATATGAAAGAAGAAAACTTGGAAATCCTTAAAAAAGCATTAAAAGATTCTAATTTAATTTAA
- a CDS encoding aspartate kinase — protein MDLIVVKFGGTSVGNGSRIKKAAQSVVNEYMKGSQVVVVVSAVNKTTDDLIGLSDEAIGTSLTDKQKAEIMAMGELTSARLFSATIESLGVKSEFIDPYNKLWPIVTDSNSLEAKIDLNTTSMNAEGIKQLVNQGVIPVICGFLGKGPSGEITTLGRGGSDITAFLMGHCLDANEVVIVTDVDGVMSTDPNKIEDAELLDTISVEELRDLATHGAQVLHPNALKYKDPLISAKIINFANGDLTSKGTRIVGPFEGEMLKCVTIYKDPISLIAIVGEAMLKKVGLMAKLTTALANEGINIFGMSAGQNSITVFVNKSDSNKAYLLLHQLVIDTDVLSSLSLGRDTAMITFVSPDIIETPGIISDITEPLRKNNINILEITSSQTAVVLFVDWEDGEKAHKLITEVLE, from the coding sequence ATGGATTTAATAGTAGTAAAATTCGGTGGAACCTCGGTGGGTAATGGTTCCAGGATTAAAAAAGCGGCGCAGTCCGTAGTAAATGAGTATATGAAAGGCAGTCAAGTAGTAGTTGTTGTCTCAGCTGTTAACAAGACTACTGATGACCTCATCGGATTATCTGATGAAGCTATTGGTACAAGTTTAACTGACAAGCAGAAGGCAGAAATTATGGCTATGGGTGAATTAACTAGCGCTAGATTATTCTCAGCAACTATTGAATCATTAGGTGTAAAATCTGAATTTATTGATCCTTATAATAAATTATGGCCAATTGTCACTGATTCCAATTCTTTAGAAGCTAAAATTGATTTAAATACTACTAGCATGAATGCTGAAGGAATCAAACAACTTGTCAATCAAGGTGTTATACCTGTTATATGTGGATTCTTAGGAAAAGGACCTAGTGGAGAAATTACTACCTTAGGGAGAGGTGGAAGTGATATCACAGCATTTTTAATGGGACATTGCTTAGATGCTAATGAAGTTGTTATTGTTACTGATGTAGATGGTGTAATGTCAACTGATCCTAATAAAATTGAGGATGCAGAATTGTTAGATACAATTTCTGTTGAGGAATTAAGAGATTTGGCTACTCATGGAGCACAAGTTTTACATCCTAATGCATTAAAATATAAAGATCCATTAATAAGTGCAAAAATAATTAATTTCGCAAACGGTGATTTAACTTCAAAGGGTACCCGTATTGTAGGACCTTTTGAAGGAGAAATGTTAAAATGTGTTACCATTTATAAAGATCCTATTTCACTTATAGCTATTGTTGGAGAAGCTATGCTTAAAAAAGTTGGTTTAATGGCTAAATTAACCACTGCTCTTGCAAATGAAGGTATTAATATCTTTGGTATGTCTGCTGGTCAAAATTCAATCACTGTATTTGTAAACAAATCTGACTCTAACAAAGCATATCTCTTATTACATCAGTTGGTTATTGATACTGATGTGTTAAGTTCATTATCACTTGGAAGAGATACTGCAATGATAACTTTTGTCAGTCCTGATATTATTGAGACTCCGGGAATTATCTCAGATATTACAGAGCCGCTTAGAAAAAATAACATTAACATTTTAGAAATTACTTCCTCACAAACTGCTGTTGTATTGTTTGTTGATTGGGAAGATGGTGAAAAAGCACATAAATTAATTACAGAGGTTTTAGAATGA
- a CDS encoding 30S ribosomal protein S17e translates to MGNIRTSFVKRLAKELIETHNGVFTTDFDENKKLVQEYSTVSTKHLRNKIAGYVTRLVRLEQTRE, encoded by the coding sequence ATGGGAAATATTAGAACTTCATTTGTTAAACGTTTAGCTAAAGAACTTATCGAAACTCACAATGGTGTTTTCACTACTGATTTTGACGAAAACAAAAAATTAGTACAAGAATACTCTACTGTAAGTACTAAACATTTAAGAAATAAAATTGCAGGATATGTAACTAGGCTTGTAAGGTTAGAACAAACCAGAGAATAA
- a CDS encoding chorismate mutase has translation MNGSYEIKSFKNEKEAEELLNVSRKSIDEIDNQLVDLISQRTALAIDIASSKEYLKMEVLDKSREQVVHDKIRRLAEKKGLDVDIINQIVDMLTILNKNAQKEILRRNVDGKY, from the coding sequence TTGAATGGAAGTTATGAAATAAAATCTTTTAAAAACGAAAAAGAAGCTGAGGAACTTCTTAATGTGTCAAGGAAATCTATTGATGAAATTGATAATCAATTAGTTGATTTAATTTCTCAGAGAACCGCTCTTGCAATAGATATAGCTAGTTCTAAAGAATATTTGAAAATGGAAGTTTTAGATAAATCTAGGGAACAAGTTGTTCACGATAAAATTAGACGATTAGCTGAGAAAAAAGGTCTTGATGTTGATATTATTAATCAAATAGTAGATATGTTGACTATTTTAAATAAAAATGCGCAAAAAGAAATTTTAAGGAGGAATGTTGATGGGAAATATTAG
- a CDS encoding succinylglutamate desuccinylase/aspartoacylase family protein, which yields MLVKFTVNGKTYNRYTNSYGVANLALNLPAGTYTIRYSADGISGKNNYVVKNYYKITTYKWNSGADITKNKRIKSNIPNSALVKKVVKAAKSGTPVIKFKGGNGKVVFMTAGVHGNELSSQVAAMQMIQYLEKHPIKGTVYIMPFMNPKGTAANVRDYHGIHLNKKANVKGTISYKTVQLIVKFKCKAYGDFHCSKPGGKPGCDVAMGTYKPTLKSATLAKYIAKHSKVKYIIYKKAGAEYPGALEDVVSLKHIPAVTCEVKTPHGAIVKGSVPKSLSMMKSFLKFNSLI from the coding sequence ATGTTAGTTAAATTTACTGTAAATGGCAAGACATATAATAGATACACAAATAGTTATGGTGTTGCAAATCTTGCTCTTAATCTGCCTGCCGGGACTTACACTATCAGGTATTCTGCTGATGGTATTTCTGGAAAGAATAATTATGTTGTAAAGAATTATTATAAGATCACTACATACAAATGGAACTCAGGTGCAGATATTACAAAGAATAAAAGAATTAAAAGCAATATTCCTAATTCTGCGTTAGTTAAAAAAGTAGTTAAAGCAGCAAAATCAGGCACTCCTGTAATTAAATTTAAGGGAGGTAATGGAAAAGTTGTTTTCATGACTGCTGGTGTTCATGGTAATGAGTTGTCTTCTCAGGTTGCAGCAATGCAGATGATTCAATACTTGGAGAAACATCCGATAAAAGGTACTGTTTATATCATGCCGTTTATGAATCCTAAAGGAACTGCAGCTAATGTTCGGGATTATCATGGAATTCATTTGAATAAAAAAGCAAATGTTAAAGGAACTATTTCATATAAAACAGTGCAATTGATTGTAAAGTTCAAATGCAAGGCATATGGAGATTTTCATTGTTCAAAGCCTGGTGGAAAGCCTGGTTGTGATGTGGCTATGGGAACTTACAAGCCAACTCTTAAAAGTGCAACTCTTGCAAAATATATTGCTAAACATAGTAAAGTAAAATATATTATTTATAAAAAAGCAGGTGCGGAATATCCTGGTGCTTTAGAAGATGTTGTTAGCTTAAAACATATTCCTGCTGTTACATGTGAAGTCAAAACTCCTCATGGTGCTATTGTGAAGGGATCAGTTCCAAAATCACTATCTATGATGAAATCATTCCTTAAATTTAATTCATTGATTTGA